Proteins encoded within one genomic window of Triticum aestivum cultivar Chinese Spring chromosome 2D, IWGSC CS RefSeq v2.1, whole genome shotgun sequence:
- the LOC123054630 gene encoding exonuclease DPD1, chloroplastic/mitochondrial, which yields MALLFRFSQLRNSIWSSCPARLRMQHTGLSPGTLLDPKSYEKRLFSTRVQETASLHRTDLGPCISGIQPLKFQQTSEHEQSAPLLIFDIETTGFFQKTTGNFQKGNRITEFAVRDLCGGKNSTFETLINPERDVPGYLKKVNNINTDLVCKPDVPRFSDVLPLLLAFVQSRQTPGKPVIWVAHKANTFDAPFLAQEFNRCSAQMPEDWLFVDSHCLARKLPKLEPSEDKKHLLNLESLSKRYGISAEGSAHRAMKDVTTLCHVFQKMSFDLKLTYEGLINEATKASYFSKLLK from the exons ATGGCATTGCTTTTTCGCTTCAGTCAACTGAGGAACAGCATATGGAGTAGTTGTCCTGCCAGGTTGCGTATGCAACATACTGGATTGTCACCTGGAACACTGCTTGATCCAAAAAGCTATGAGAAGCGCCTTTTCTCAACAAGGGTTCAAGAGACAGCTAGTTTGCACAGAACTGATCTTGGTCCGTGTATTTCTGGAATTCAGCCATTAAAGTTTCAGCAGACTTCTGAACATGAGCAATCTGCGCCTCTTCTTATCTTTGATATTGAGACCACTGGTTTTTTCCAGAAGACCACTGGTAATTTCCAGAAGGGTAATAGAATCACTGAGTTTGCAGTCCGTGATCTTTGTGGAGGAAAGAATAGCACATTTGAAACTCTCATTAATCCTGAGAGGGATGTTCCTGGGTACCTAAAAAAAGTGAATAACATTAACACTGATTTGGTCTGCAAACCTGATGTCCCGAG GTTCAGTGATGTACTTCCATTACTATTGGCATTTGTTCAAAGCCGCCAAACTCCTGGCAAACCAGTTATATGGGTTGCTCATAAAGCAAATACATTTGATGCTCCTTTCCTTGCCCAAGAGTTTAACCGTTGTTCAGCTCAGATGCCTGAAGATTGGCTGTTTGTTGACTCCCATTGCTTGGCAAGGAAGTTGCCGAAGCTTGAGCCATCAGAAG ATAAGAAGCATCTCCTAAACTTGGAGTCGCTAAGCAAACGCTATGGCATCTCTGCGGAAGGCTCTGCTCATAGAGCAATGAAAGATGTGACGACATTATGTCATGTTTTCCAGAAAATGAGTTTTGATCTAAAATTGACATATGAAGGCCTAATAAATGAGGCCACCAAGGCTAGTTATTTCAGCAAGCTTCTTAAGTAA
- the LOC123054631 gene encoding exonuclease DPD1, chloroplastic/mitochondrial-like → MALLLRFNQLRNSIWSSCPARLLMPHAGLSSGKLLDPKSYERRLFSTRVQETASLDRTCISRIQPLEFQQTSEHEQSVPLLIFDIKTTGFFQKRNRITEFAVHDLWAGKNNTFETLLNPEMDVPKYVAAVTNINNDLVCRPDVPRFSDVLPLLLAFVRSCQTPGKPIIWVAHNVKRFDGPFLAQKFDRCSAQMPEDWLFVDTLCLATKLPKLSASNDKRHLHDLESLCKRYGISVEGPPHRAMQEVMKLCQVFQKMSFDLKLTYEGLIDEAIKANYFSKFLN, encoded by the exons ATGGCATTGCTTCTTCGCTTCAATCAACTGAGGAACAGCATATGGAGTAGTTGTCCTGCCAGGTTGCTTATGCCACATGCCGGATTGTCATCTGGAAAGTTGCTTGATCCAAAAAGCTATGAGAGGCGCCTTTTTTCAACAAGGGTTCAAGAGACAGCTAGTTTGGACAGAACATGTATTTCCCGAATTCAGCCATTAGAGTTTCAGCAGACTTCTGAACATGAGCAATCTGTGCCTCTTCTTATCTTTGATATTAAGACCACTGGTTTTTTCCAGAAGCGTAATAGAATCACTGAGTTTGCAGTCCATGATCTTTGGGCAGGAAAGAATAACACATTTGAAACTCTCCTTAATCCTGAGATGGATGTTCCTAAGTACGTTGCAGCTGTCACTAACATCAACAATGATTTGGTCTGCCGACCTGATGTCCCGAG GTTCAGTGATGTACTTCCATTACTACTGGCGTTTGTTCGAAGCTGCCAAACTCCTGGCAAACCAATTATATGGGTTGCTCATAATGTAAAAAGATTTGATGGCCCTTTCCTGGCCCAAAAGTTTGACCGTTGTTCAGCTCAGATGCCCGAAGATTGGCTGTTTGTTGACACCCTTTGTTTGGCAACGAAGTTGCCGAAGCTTTCGGCATCAAATG ATAAGAGACATCTCCACGACTTGGAGTCACTATGCAAACGCTATGGGATCTCTGTGGAAGGCCCTCCTCATAGAGCAATGCAAGAAGTGATGAAATTATGTCAAGTTTTCCAGAAAATGAGTTTTGATCTAAAACTGACATATGAAGGCCTAATAGATGAGGCCATCAAGGCTAATTATTTCAGCAAGTTTCTTAATTAA